The Engystomops pustulosus chromosome 4, aEngPut4.maternal, whole genome shotgun sequence genome contains a region encoding:
- the MATR3 gene encoding matrin-3 isoform X2, with product MSKSYSQSSLGRDFMNVGSGSKFGPQGSRGMFSGPSSKNLPSIFSLGNRGPPPPPPPPPPMHSQHRGDSNQATKILASFGLSSRDLDELSRFPEEKITPESLPQLIQQIKRRRSEEMSMLSYRERLPQEPLRVSSSEWDDDIRPYRRESFDRAPVLDHVVDYDHGSRSREPAYRERLDFDDRLRDRERFREDRYMPDTSIRKLGSDYEPMRYNQPQERSGFEKARGIPSIRNVDDFHGLIPKEFPHLCSLCDLPINTKKGWYDHTNGPNHKRQRMLLLEVYPDWNGHGMGDHLMLQQSTNHAPGLLGPPPPPAPQSLLHMGGGPEGRHGGHGGHGGPGHGGHGGHGGPGHGGHGGHGGPGHGGHGGHGGPGHGGHGGPRGHSGMEERGPGPRHFQSRPGTGRVVHIINFERGKNLKKQLLNIAAPFGQITNHLILNKMNEAFIEMSSTSEAMSVVDYYSTNQALIQGKPVRVHLSQKYKRIKKEETKPEAKPEPKKQDPGKVVHISKLPSYGYTDAQLLKLAENFGKVKTYILMRVRNQAFIEMERLEDAKEMVKRSATTPLVFQGKTVKVDLSERYKKLVLRIPNKLIEQKEQKEKNRKRAHSPDRKSAVKEKQPKSTEESESADGGVQATTDDDVVHTSEEADQKDLVSDSCEPELLEEEGMEEEATALLESGSSVADDEVLDADQMEDGETEEYQTEAQEPNSTDNSFTEERQKEHPKYSGNIDEFVTLDEVGDEEESKASALQHPEGDAGKAEYSSVMASTSVEETEQENEAQPEEAAEKETCDAPPESQPESTQDTENTAETSSGMEIPDEYVLGPYQPNNPVGVDYVVPKTGFYCKLCCLFYTNEDVAKVTHCSTLPHYQKLKKLLNKMTKNPEKQN from the exons ATGTCCAAGTCCTATTCTCAATCGTCTTTAGGCAGAGACTTTATGAACGTCGGATCCGGCTCTAAGTTTGGTCCACAAGGCTCTCGTGGCATGTTCTCTGGTCCCTCCTCTAAAAACTTGCCATCTATATTTAGTCTTGGTAACcgaggtccccctcctcctcctcctcccccacccccaatGCATTCTCAACATCGGGGAGACTCCAATCAGGCCACTAAGATCTTAGCCAGCTTTGGTCTGTCCTCTAGGGACTTGGATGAATTAAGTCGCTTCCCCGAGGAGAAAATCACTCCCGAGAGTTTACCACAACTTATTCAACAAATTAAGAGGAGGAGGTCGGAAGAGATGTCCATGTTGAGTTACAGAGAGAGGCTTCCTCAAGAGCCCTTGAGAGTGTCTAGCAGTGAGTGGGACGATGACATAAGACCCTACCGAAGAGAGAGCTTTGACCGAGCACCTGTTCTGGACCACGTGGTCGACTATGACCACGGGAGCCGCTCTCGAGAGCCCGCTTACCGGGAGAGACTGGACTTTGACGACCGCTTAAGAGATCGGGAAAGGTTTAGAGAAGACCGTTACATGCCCGACACTTCGATCCGTAAGCTCGGTTCGGACTACGAGCCCATGCGCTACAACCAGCCACAAGAACGTTCAGGTTTCGAAAAGGCCAGGGGAATTCCATCCATTAGAAACGTTGATGATTTCCATGGACTAATTCCAAAAGAGTTTCCCCATCTATGTTCCCTCTGTGACCTACCAATAAACACAAAGAAG GGCTGGTATGATCACACCAATGGCCCCAACCATAAAAGACAGCGGATGCtgctgctggaagt atATCCCGATTGGAATGGACATGGAAT GGGTGATCATCTCATGCTGCAGCAGTCTACAAATCATGCTCCAGGACTCCTGGgaccacctcctcccccagcaccaCAATCCTTACTACATATGGGAGGTGGACCtgaagggagacatggaggacACGGGGGGCATGGAGGACCTGGGCATGGAGGACACGGGGGGCATGGAGGACCTGGGCATGGAGGACATGGGGGGCATGGAGGACCTGGGCATGGAGGACATGGGGGGCATGGAGGACCTGGACATGGAGGCCACGGTGGCCCAAGGGGTCACTCAG GAATGGAAGAGCGTGGACCCGGACCAAGACACTTTCAGAGTAGACCG GGAACGGGCCGAGTCGTTCACATCATAAACTTTGAGCGCGGGAAGAATCTGAAGAAGCAGCTGCTGAATATCGCTGCACCTTTCGGACAGATCACCAACCACCTGATCCTGAACAAGATGAACGAG GCGTTCATTGAGATGTCCAGTACAAGCGAGGCGATGTCTGTAGTGGATTATTACAGCACAAACCAGGCGCTCATCCAGGGGAAGCCCGTCCGCGTGCACTTGTCTCAGAAGTATAAACGGATCAAG AAAGAAGAAACGAAGCCCGAAGCTAAACCAGAACCGAAAAAACAAGACCCCGGCAAAGTGGTGCACATCAGTAAACTCCCCAGCTACGGCTACACGGACGCGCAGCTCCTCAAACTGGCGGAGAACTTTGGGAAAGTGAAAACCTACATTCTGATGAGAGTGAGGAATCAg GCTTTTATCGAAATGGAGAGATTGGAAGACGCTAAGGAGATGGTGAAGCGAAGCGCGACAACCCCTCTGGTGTTCCAAGGGAAGACGGTGAAAGTGGATCTGTCCGAAAGATACAAGAAGCTGGTGTTAAGG ATTCCTAACAAGCTCATCGAGCAAAaggaacaaaaagaaaagaaccG AAAGAGAGCGCACTCGCCAGACCGCAAGAGCGCTGTCAAGGAGAAGCAGCCAAAGTCCACCGAAGAAAGCGAGAGCGCCGACGGGGGCGTCCAGGCCACTACCGATGACGATGTCGTTCACACCTCAGAGGAGGCCGATCAGAAGGACCTAGTGAGCGATTCCTGCGAGCCCGAGCTCCTGGAAGAGGAGGGAATGGAGGAGGAAGCCACCGCGCTCCTGGAAAGCGGCAGCTCCGTGGCCGACGACGAAGTGTTAGATGCAGACCAGATGGAAGACGGCGAAACGGAAGAATATCAAACCGAGGCCCAAGAACCCAACTCTACCGATAATTCTTTCACCGAGGAGAGACAGAAG GAGCACCCCAAGTATTCCGGGAACATCGACGAATTTGTCACCCTCGACGAGGTGGGCGACGAGGAGGAGTCGAAAGCCTCTGCCCTGCAGCATCCGGAAGGTGACGCAGGTAAAGCGGAGTACAGCTCGGTCATGGCGAGCACCAGCGTGGAGGAAACGGAGCAAGAGAACGAGGCCCAACCTGAAGAAGCGGCAGAGAAGGAGACCTGCGACGCACCCCCAGAATCACAACCCGAAAGCACCCAGGACACCGAAAACACAGCCGAAACCAGCAGCGGCATGGAGATTCCTGATGAATACGTCCTGGGCCCGTATCAGCCCAACAATCCTGTGG GGGTGGACTATGTGGTTCCCAAGACCGGCTTCTACTGCAAGTTGTGCTGCCTGTTCTATACCAATGAAGACGTGGCCAAGGTGACACATTGCAGTACCTTGCCTCACTACCAGAAGCTGAAG AAACTACTCAACAAGATGACAAAGAATCCAGAGAAGCAAaactaa
- the MATR3 gene encoding matrin-3 isoform X3 yields the protein MLLLEVYPDWNGHGMGDHLMLQQSTNHAPGLLGPPPPPAPQSLLHMGGGPEGRHGGHGGHGGPGHGGHGGHGGPGHGGHGGHGGPGHGGHGGHGGPGHGGHGGPRGHSGMEERGPGPRHFQSRPQGTGRVVHIINFERGKNLKKQLLNIAAPFGQITNHLILNKMNEAFIEMSSTSEAMSVVDYYSTNQALIQGKPVRVHLSQKYKRIKKEETKPEAKPEPKKQDPGKVVHISKLPSYGYTDAQLLKLAENFGKVKTYILMRVRNQAFIEMERLEDAKEMVKRSATTPLVFQGKTVKVDLSERYKKLVLRIPNKLIEQKEQKEKNRKRAHSPDRKSAVKEKQPKSTEESESADGGVQATTDDDVVHTSEEADQKDLVSDSCEPELLEEEGMEEEATALLESGSSVADDEVLDADQMEDGETEEYQTEAQEPNSTDNSFTEERQKEHPKYSGNIDEFVTLDEVGDEEESKASALQHPEGDAGKAEYSSVMASTSVEETEQENEAQPEEAAEKETCDAPPESQPESTQDTENTAETSSGMEIPDEYVLGPYQPNNPVGVDYVVPKTGFYCKLCCLFYTNEDVAKVTHCSTLPHYQKLKKLLNKMTKNPEKQN from the exons ATGCtgctgctggaagt atATCCCGATTGGAATGGACATGGAAT GGGTGATCATCTCATGCTGCAGCAGTCTACAAATCATGCTCCAGGACTCCTGGgaccacctcctcccccagcaccaCAATCCTTACTACATATGGGAGGTGGACCtgaagggagacatggaggacACGGGGGGCATGGAGGACCTGGGCATGGAGGACACGGGGGGCATGGAGGACCTGGGCATGGAGGACATGGGGGGCATGGAGGACCTGGGCATGGAGGACATGGGGGGCATGGAGGACCTGGACATGGAGGCCACGGTGGCCCAAGGGGTCACTCAG GAATGGAAGAGCGTGGACCCGGACCAAGACACTTTCAGAGTAGACCG CAGGGAACGGGCCGAGTCGTTCACATCATAAACTTTGAGCGCGGGAAGAATCTGAAGAAGCAGCTGCTGAATATCGCTGCACCTTTCGGACAGATCACCAACCACCTGATCCTGAACAAGATGAACGAG GCGTTCATTGAGATGTCCAGTACAAGCGAGGCGATGTCTGTAGTGGATTATTACAGCACAAACCAGGCGCTCATCCAGGGGAAGCCCGTCCGCGTGCACTTGTCTCAGAAGTATAAACGGATCAAG AAAGAAGAAACGAAGCCCGAAGCTAAACCAGAACCGAAAAAACAAGACCCCGGCAAAGTGGTGCACATCAGTAAACTCCCCAGCTACGGCTACACGGACGCGCAGCTCCTCAAACTGGCGGAGAACTTTGGGAAAGTGAAAACCTACATTCTGATGAGAGTGAGGAATCAg GCTTTTATCGAAATGGAGAGATTGGAAGACGCTAAGGAGATGGTGAAGCGAAGCGCGACAACCCCTCTGGTGTTCCAAGGGAAGACGGTGAAAGTGGATCTGTCCGAAAGATACAAGAAGCTGGTGTTAAGG ATTCCTAACAAGCTCATCGAGCAAAaggaacaaaaagaaaagaaccG AAAGAGAGCGCACTCGCCAGACCGCAAGAGCGCTGTCAAGGAGAAGCAGCCAAAGTCCACCGAAGAAAGCGAGAGCGCCGACGGGGGCGTCCAGGCCACTACCGATGACGATGTCGTTCACACCTCAGAGGAGGCCGATCAGAAGGACCTAGTGAGCGATTCCTGCGAGCCCGAGCTCCTGGAAGAGGAGGGAATGGAGGAGGAAGCCACCGCGCTCCTGGAAAGCGGCAGCTCCGTGGCCGACGACGAAGTGTTAGATGCAGACCAGATGGAAGACGGCGAAACGGAAGAATATCAAACCGAGGCCCAAGAACCCAACTCTACCGATAATTCTTTCACCGAGGAGAGACAGAAG GAGCACCCCAAGTATTCCGGGAACATCGACGAATTTGTCACCCTCGACGAGGTGGGCGACGAGGAGGAGTCGAAAGCCTCTGCCCTGCAGCATCCGGAAGGTGACGCAGGTAAAGCGGAGTACAGCTCGGTCATGGCGAGCACCAGCGTGGAGGAAACGGAGCAAGAGAACGAGGCCCAACCTGAAGAAGCGGCAGAGAAGGAGACCTGCGACGCACCCCCAGAATCACAACCCGAAAGCACCCAGGACACCGAAAACACAGCCGAAACCAGCAGCGGCATGGAGATTCCTGATGAATACGTCCTGGGCCCGTATCAGCCCAACAATCCTGTGG GGGTGGACTATGTGGTTCCCAAGACCGGCTTCTACTGCAAGTTGTGCTGCCTGTTCTATACCAATGAAGACGTGGCCAAGGTGACACATTGCAGTACCTTGCCTCACTACCAGAAGCTGAAG AAACTACTCAACAAGATGACAAAGAATCCAGAGAAGCAAaactaa
- the MATR3 gene encoding matrin-3 isoform X1, producing the protein MSKSYSQSSLGRDFMNVGSGSKFGPQGSRGMFSGPSSKNLPSIFSLGNRGPPPPPPPPPPMHSQHRGDSNQATKILASFGLSSRDLDELSRFPEEKITPESLPQLIQQIKRRRSEEMSMLSYRERLPQEPLRVSSSEWDDDIRPYRRESFDRAPVLDHVVDYDHGSRSREPAYRERLDFDDRLRDRERFREDRYMPDTSIRKLGSDYEPMRYNQPQERSGFEKARGIPSIRNVDDFHGLIPKEFPHLCSLCDLPINTKKGWYDHTNGPNHKRQRMLLLEVYPDWNGHGMGDHLMLQQSTNHAPGLLGPPPPPAPQSLLHMGGGPEGRHGGHGGHGGPGHGGHGGHGGPGHGGHGGHGGPGHGGHGGHGGPGHGGHGGPRGHSGMEERGPGPRHFQSRPQGTGRVVHIINFERGKNLKKQLLNIAAPFGQITNHLILNKMNEAFIEMSSTSEAMSVVDYYSTNQALIQGKPVRVHLSQKYKRIKKEETKPEAKPEPKKQDPGKVVHISKLPSYGYTDAQLLKLAENFGKVKTYILMRVRNQAFIEMERLEDAKEMVKRSATTPLVFQGKTVKVDLSERYKKLVLRIPNKLIEQKEQKEKNRKRAHSPDRKSAVKEKQPKSTEESESADGGVQATTDDDVVHTSEEADQKDLVSDSCEPELLEEEGMEEEATALLESGSSVADDEVLDADQMEDGETEEYQTEAQEPNSTDNSFTEERQKEHPKYSGNIDEFVTLDEVGDEEESKASALQHPEGDAGKAEYSSVMASTSVEETEQENEAQPEEAAEKETCDAPPESQPESTQDTENTAETSSGMEIPDEYVLGPYQPNNPVGVDYVVPKTGFYCKLCCLFYTNEDVAKVTHCSTLPHYQKLKKLLNKMTKNPEKQN; encoded by the exons ATGTCCAAGTCCTATTCTCAATCGTCTTTAGGCAGAGACTTTATGAACGTCGGATCCGGCTCTAAGTTTGGTCCACAAGGCTCTCGTGGCATGTTCTCTGGTCCCTCCTCTAAAAACTTGCCATCTATATTTAGTCTTGGTAACcgaggtccccctcctcctcctcctcccccacccccaatGCATTCTCAACATCGGGGAGACTCCAATCAGGCCACTAAGATCTTAGCCAGCTTTGGTCTGTCCTCTAGGGACTTGGATGAATTAAGTCGCTTCCCCGAGGAGAAAATCACTCCCGAGAGTTTACCACAACTTATTCAACAAATTAAGAGGAGGAGGTCGGAAGAGATGTCCATGTTGAGTTACAGAGAGAGGCTTCCTCAAGAGCCCTTGAGAGTGTCTAGCAGTGAGTGGGACGATGACATAAGACCCTACCGAAGAGAGAGCTTTGACCGAGCACCTGTTCTGGACCACGTGGTCGACTATGACCACGGGAGCCGCTCTCGAGAGCCCGCTTACCGGGAGAGACTGGACTTTGACGACCGCTTAAGAGATCGGGAAAGGTTTAGAGAAGACCGTTACATGCCCGACACTTCGATCCGTAAGCTCGGTTCGGACTACGAGCCCATGCGCTACAACCAGCCACAAGAACGTTCAGGTTTCGAAAAGGCCAGGGGAATTCCATCCATTAGAAACGTTGATGATTTCCATGGACTAATTCCAAAAGAGTTTCCCCATCTATGTTCCCTCTGTGACCTACCAATAAACACAAAGAAG GGCTGGTATGATCACACCAATGGCCCCAACCATAAAAGACAGCGGATGCtgctgctggaagt atATCCCGATTGGAATGGACATGGAAT GGGTGATCATCTCATGCTGCAGCAGTCTACAAATCATGCTCCAGGACTCCTGGgaccacctcctcccccagcaccaCAATCCTTACTACATATGGGAGGTGGACCtgaagggagacatggaggacACGGGGGGCATGGAGGACCTGGGCATGGAGGACACGGGGGGCATGGAGGACCTGGGCATGGAGGACATGGGGGGCATGGAGGACCTGGGCATGGAGGACATGGGGGGCATGGAGGACCTGGACATGGAGGCCACGGTGGCCCAAGGGGTCACTCAG GAATGGAAGAGCGTGGACCCGGACCAAGACACTTTCAGAGTAGACCG CAGGGAACGGGCCGAGTCGTTCACATCATAAACTTTGAGCGCGGGAAGAATCTGAAGAAGCAGCTGCTGAATATCGCTGCACCTTTCGGACAGATCACCAACCACCTGATCCTGAACAAGATGAACGAG GCGTTCATTGAGATGTCCAGTACAAGCGAGGCGATGTCTGTAGTGGATTATTACAGCACAAACCAGGCGCTCATCCAGGGGAAGCCCGTCCGCGTGCACTTGTCTCAGAAGTATAAACGGATCAAG AAAGAAGAAACGAAGCCCGAAGCTAAACCAGAACCGAAAAAACAAGACCCCGGCAAAGTGGTGCACATCAGTAAACTCCCCAGCTACGGCTACACGGACGCGCAGCTCCTCAAACTGGCGGAGAACTTTGGGAAAGTGAAAACCTACATTCTGATGAGAGTGAGGAATCAg GCTTTTATCGAAATGGAGAGATTGGAAGACGCTAAGGAGATGGTGAAGCGAAGCGCGACAACCCCTCTGGTGTTCCAAGGGAAGACGGTGAAAGTGGATCTGTCCGAAAGATACAAGAAGCTGGTGTTAAGG ATTCCTAACAAGCTCATCGAGCAAAaggaacaaaaagaaaagaaccG AAAGAGAGCGCACTCGCCAGACCGCAAGAGCGCTGTCAAGGAGAAGCAGCCAAAGTCCACCGAAGAAAGCGAGAGCGCCGACGGGGGCGTCCAGGCCACTACCGATGACGATGTCGTTCACACCTCAGAGGAGGCCGATCAGAAGGACCTAGTGAGCGATTCCTGCGAGCCCGAGCTCCTGGAAGAGGAGGGAATGGAGGAGGAAGCCACCGCGCTCCTGGAAAGCGGCAGCTCCGTGGCCGACGACGAAGTGTTAGATGCAGACCAGATGGAAGACGGCGAAACGGAAGAATATCAAACCGAGGCCCAAGAACCCAACTCTACCGATAATTCTTTCACCGAGGAGAGACAGAAG GAGCACCCCAAGTATTCCGGGAACATCGACGAATTTGTCACCCTCGACGAGGTGGGCGACGAGGAGGAGTCGAAAGCCTCTGCCCTGCAGCATCCGGAAGGTGACGCAGGTAAAGCGGAGTACAGCTCGGTCATGGCGAGCACCAGCGTGGAGGAAACGGAGCAAGAGAACGAGGCCCAACCTGAAGAAGCGGCAGAGAAGGAGACCTGCGACGCACCCCCAGAATCACAACCCGAAAGCACCCAGGACACCGAAAACACAGCCGAAACCAGCAGCGGCATGGAGATTCCTGATGAATACGTCCTGGGCCCGTATCAGCCCAACAATCCTGTGG GGGTGGACTATGTGGTTCCCAAGACCGGCTTCTACTGCAAGTTGTGCTGCCTGTTCTATACCAATGAAGACGTGGCCAAGGTGACACATTGCAGTACCTTGCCTCACTACCAGAAGCTGAAG AAACTACTCAACAAGATGACAAAGAATCCAGAGAAGCAAaactaa